The genomic interval AATTGCTCGAACATGACCATCAATTTGCTCTGGTTCGAAAAGAAATCGCCGAGCTGCGCCAGGATATAATGCGAGGTCAGGATGCGATACTCACAATCCTGCACCGCCTCGACGCCAGGTCAGAGCGCTTCGACCGTTAGCTGGATTAAACGCGTCGAGAATCAATGCGACCAAAACACCAAAGATATCGCTCAACATACCTCAGACATATCCGACATCAAGCGCCATACCCGTATGGCGTAGTCTGCCCATAAAGGCTGAAACCTAGGGGACGAACCTAGGGGATGTTCATCGGATATTCCTCTTTCTCGAAGCTATGAGTAATAAGTTTAAAGCAAAGGGGCAAAAGTGTGGCGAACACAGGTAGAAACGAGCCCTGCCCGTGTGGCAGCGGCAAGAAATTTAAAAAATGCTGCGCTTTAAAAGCGTATGCCGAAATAAAACCCGAGGCATCGATTGAGAGGCGTCAGATCGATGAGATATTAAAATACTTCCGCAAGCACCACCTGTATGCTATTGATGAGGCGGCTGGAGTTTATTGGGACGAGTTCGACCCCGATGAGCATTTAGAAGGCGGGCTTCTCGATTCGGCTCACGTCAATTTCTGGGACTGGGTCATATATGACGCGAAGGCCGATTACTTCGATGAAGAAACCGGCAAAACGTTGCTTGAACTCTACATGGAAGAGAACGGCAAGAAATTGGCGGACGACGAGCTAAAAGTCCTAAACAAAATGAAGGATACTTACTTGAGCTTGTATGAGGTTGAAGAGGTCTATCCCGAAGAAGGGCTTCTGCTTAAAGACCTGCTTCTCGGTGGTGAATTCAAAGTGCGCGAGCGAAGCGCAACGAGGTATTTAAGCCGGTGGGACATCATGGCGGCGAGAATTCTTGAACTCGACGGCGAGTATATTTTGACGGGCGGCATCTTCTCTTACGCGCGCAATCGCAAAGAGGGCTTGATAAAAGCTTTCCGAGACGATCTCGAGGTTTTCAAAAGCGAGCACCCGTATGCGACCATGCGGGCTTACCTGAAAGAAGAAGGCGACATGTTTAACTACTACTGGTACGAGCCCATTTTGTATCCAGAGGATATGCTGATTGCAACGACAAGCGGCGAGCCGGTCATCTTATCAAAAGCACTATTTGAAATTAAAGACAAGGATAAGCTTGCTGCCGCTCTAAGCGAAGTGGAGGATTTCAGGCAGGAAGGAGACTTCTACACCTGGCTCGGCGAGAGCGAAAGAATGCGCGGCCCGGTCGTCTTCGGCCAGGTTAAAACAGAAGGGAAAAAACTAATCCTTGAAACAAACTCCAAGGAGCGGCTAGAAAAGGGAAAAGACCTAATTCTCAAGCACGCCGCTGACTATGTCACCCATAGGGCGGATGAGTTCCAGGATATTCATAAGGCCATGGAACAACATGAAACATCGCCCAGGGACGCTGAAGCCGAGATACCGCTTGAGATACAGCAGCAGGTCTGCAACCAATTTATGCGGCAGCATTACGAAAACTGGCTGGTCGATAAAATCCCGATGCTCGACGGCAAGACGCCACTTGAAGCTGTTAAAACAGAAGCCGGCAGAAGACGAGTCGCTGAAATTCTGAAAGATATCGAGAACGCGGAAGAGCGTAACAAAAAGAGCGGCAGAGCCTATTTCGATATTTCCTGGATGTGGGAGAGGCTGGGACTTACGAGGTGGTAGCACCCACCTCGTGGTATTTATGC from Actinomycetota bacterium carries:
- a CDS encoding SEC-C domain-containing protein, with product MANTGRNEPCPCGSGKKFKKCCALKAYAEIKPEASIERRQIDEILKYFRKHHLYAIDEAAGVYWDEFDPDEHLEGGLLDSAHVNFWDWVIYDAKADYFDEETGKTLLELYMEENGKKLADDELKVLNKMKDTYLSLYEVEEVYPEEGLLLKDLLLGGEFKVRERSATRYLSRWDIMAARILELDGEYILTGGIFSYARNRKEGLIKAFRDDLEVFKSEHPYATMRAYLKEEGDMFNYYWYEPILYPEDMLIATTSGEPVILSKALFEIKDKDKLAAALSEVEDFRQEGDFYTWLGESERMRGPVVFGQVKTEGKKLILETNSKERLEKGKDLILKHAADYVTHRADEFQDIHKAMEQHETSPRDAEAEIPLEIQQQVCNQFMRQHYENWLVDKIPMLDGKTPLEAVKTEAGRRRVAEILKDIENAEERNKKSGRAYFDISWMWERLGLTRW